ATTGACTGAGAACATGAAAGTGGCCTCTCAACGTCTGGACCGtccttttaaaatgaaaagacGGGAGCTGAAGCTTTAAATGtgaaggggggggggcttttaggATGCAGATCAGTCTCTGATGTTATAGCTCATGTAGCGAATCGTGTGAATTCCCTCTTTTGGTGCTAATTTCCTGTCAAGGGTCCTCCAGCCTGTGCTGCCTTTAAAGTGGGAGGAGATCAGCTGGGCCTCAGAGCTCGCAGTGTTTCTAAAAGTTCCTGAATCAGCCTCTCCACACAGCGGAAGCAAACAGTAAAAGGTGGCTCGGACGGGGCCAAGAGGGGCCCTACTCTGTTACTCCTCTTTCCAGCTTTCAATAGTCTCTTCATCTGTTTGAGCCAGTAGCCACGGAGCAGGGCAAAGGGGCgtttattaaaatattgttattCAATGGTCTCTTTTCTGCTTGTGAACAAGAGGCAGCTGAGAAGTCTGTTCTGCACTGACTGTCTTTTTCCGTGCTGTGATCTCTCATAATGGAATCGACTGTTGTGTTTATATTTAGCGGGATAAAGGAGAAAGGGTCTtatttccgtttttttttttttttttagatgcgtCTGAGCTTAAATGGGGCACAATGCCTGCACTTTGTCAGTGCGAGAGGTCTGACACGGAGCTGAGAAGTCTGCCGGATTCCCAGCTGTACGAATTATTTTTGTCAGCAGGCAGATTCAGTCAGTGCTGTTTGTGAGTGGTCACTACAGGCAACAAAATGAACACAGGAAGagcactttttttcatgaaaacCTTCATTTTCCTAAATGACTTCATTTTCCATTTTGACCACTGTGGCACAAGTTGTGAGGCAATATCCCCTGACAGGAAATTACCATCAGCAGGGTCAATTCTCACTTAAATGCAACATGCTCAATGCGGCTCCAAATATGAGACCAGCAGGGTCAGCTTCCTTTGAGGACACTGAGGTAATGTTCTCTTTGAGAGGGAATGTGAGTGCTTTGACTCAACTGAACCGTTTGGCAGCATTTAAAGCTTTTTAAAGAAATTATTTGTAAAGTCAAAGTAATGATCACTTATTTGAGTTTGGCAGAGAAGTTACAAGAGAGCATTTCTGGAACAAAAAGAaggttaaaatgaaaaaaatctggCAAGAAACTATGATAAAACTTTATTGATCGTTCAAGAATGAGTTAAGTTCTGGTAAAAACTAAATCTGGGTGGGAAAAGGAACCATTATAACAGCAGGTTTATTGCTGATGATAATTGTTACCGTCTCGTTGTTTTCTTCGCCACAGTACCAGCAGATGTCTCGAATGGAGCCTTGTTTGATGGGCAGCACTCCTCGGTTGCACCCCACACCTGTCGCCCCCCGGTGGCCAGATGTGTCCCCTGCTAACAGCTGTTACACCAGCCCACCTATGCATTCGTCCCGATATGCCACCTCTGGGGACATGTACTCTCCCCTTGGCCCTCGCAGGAACTCGGAGTACGAACACTCACAGCATTTTCCCGGCTTCGCCTACATCAACGGAGAGGCCACCACAGGCTGGGCCAAATAGTCTTTAAACGCCTGTTCGGACGTCCGTGTACAAGCTCCAGGCCTGACATACCGGCGGGGACAAGAGTCTCCAGAGACTTTCAACACTTTGAGGAGCAGAGAGTAAGAAGAACCAGCGTATGGTCGCACTGACAATTTCAAGAGACTCGCTACATCAATCACTCTGATGGTTGTGGCTGAACTTTGAGCAGAGGTTTATGAAACTTTCTTCAGCTGTTGATGGAAGGAAAAATATGAAATCCTAAAGATTGTCAAAACTTGCAGCAAAATCATTTTAAGAGTGCAATGCTGCTGCCAAGCTGTGCCTTTGTTTTAAGGAATGTACGCCTCTGCCGGAGTTTCCCCTCGTCAGTCTCGCATGCCAGCGCACACGTCGGTCACACCaacattcagcagcattcagcagCGTGTGTGCGCCGTCACCGACACCAGTACAATCCCAGTGACAGCGCGGTCTCCTCGTGTTGTTCAGCCCTGTGCAGCACTGATGAGCTGCACTGCCTTAACCCTCTCCCAGGACACCTTTTATGTGTTTTAGGTGACCTCCACCGATGTGTTAAGGTGCTTTCATTCTGGatagtttctttttgttttttttatgattaaACGCTGtgacttaaaaacaaaaaaagtactCTGTTGCAAGCTTTTCGCtgttagatatatatatatatatatctaataTGTATTTTCTGTAACTTTGTAACATGGTGTATCGTTTATTTTCTATGTTACAAATGGTACTTTGTCTCTGTTTTGTATGGTTAGTAAAGGACGCATTAACTTAGGGTTGTGTGTTTTATAATGCACTCAAAGCTACTGAGGACCTATTACCCTATGGGTATTtataaaaagggaaaatatcAAAGTGTACAGTAACATGAAGTCTAGTCACTTTTCCGTGAATAAAAGCACTGGAAAGCATCTGTGGTGACTGTTGAACTATCACAGTTGAAACTGATGTCTATGTGGGAAAATATGCTGCCACATAAATAATTCCACATTTTAAAACAGAGTCGTTCTTGTCACAtgtcttctttttctcctctttcattGTTTTGTCTGTGGAGAATTCCACAAAACCATGCACTAAATGTCCAAATATTAacaaaattaataaattcattATGGTATGATGACCATAATCCCAGCACTGGAACAAAGGGTTGAGCTACAGTCCTGCTCTTTCTACActtgatttttgttttatgataaTGCCGTTCTAAACATAGTTATTTATAATTAAAGTCTGTCAGTTTCCTTTCATGTTTACTTTCTGATTTACGTGTTAAACTTTCCCCTCATACATTTAAATCACAAGTTGCTGATAAATGAGGAGAAATGCCTTCTGCCATCGTCGCAAACCCAAGTGATGACACAGTGGAGGGGCAGGTCCAGAGGCAGAAGAGCCACATTGTAGAAAGAATTACATTTCTATGGGGAGAATGTCCTGCTGTGCTGGGGTCATTGCACCTCAATCTCCTAACCTTTAACCTCTGACCCCTGCCAGGGTTTTTATTTATTAGAGAGCGGATCCTGTGTTACATCTCCTGAAATCCTGCAGGACTCACAACTGAGACATTGAATGCAGAAGACTTtgtttaaagaataaaaaaataaaaaaatgtctgCCCTTCATTGTGATTTAATCACCTGACCTGAGTGTCAACATCAATATCCGCTGAAGATCTCAGGGAAAGATCAGTGCTCCGGTCAGCTGTGAGAAACGTGATGCCACCAGCGGGTTCATCTTTGATGTCATCAAAACACCACAAACACACGGCGGTTACAGCTCAACgcaaacctttttatttttcaggacATATGTTTGATTCCCGAAACTACCCTTtaattttctttaaacaaacccaaaaggaaaaaaatggagCATTTGATTTCAATGACAGAGATACATTCTTAGATTTACAAACTTGTTTGCTGCTTGAAACATTAAAATCTACAGTTCATGAAACAAATCAAGCGCATTAAGCGGAGAGTGTTGAAGTGGCCTGATATTGATCAGGACTTCTTCACTTAAGTTAGTCAGAAGTTTCCCTTCTCAAACATTCACGCTGCTGTGTCTGTCTGATATTGATCATATCTGACTTTGACTGGACATCTGTAAAAGTTTCAGTGACTTTCTGCTTTTGAAAATAGGAACAAAAACAGAATGTTGTGATTTGGGAATCCTTTACTCTAAATGTTGGTGAAAATAATACAAACGTTTCAAATGATGGAAttgatcaatttatttattttttgtatatATGCTTTGGATTTGATGGAAATAAACAGTTTTAGTCCGAGTTTCAGTCTTTCAGGAGTAAAAAtatggaacagttcttcactaAGTTCAAGATCTTAATAATAACATCTAAAGGATCTAAGGATTTTCTTAGCGTAAGGGTAAAGGCAAATAAAAACCCCACTGTGAGATATTTGTTAAACTTCTAGCTTTCCAGTGGCACTTACATAAAAATAGAAAAGATGTTGTgttggaaatcactgcatgagcTCAGGGAGACTTCTAAACACCATCGTCAGAAAACACAGTTCATCACTGGATCCACAAatccacaaaaacaaaacagataatGTAAACCAGATTCAGAAATGATACTCATTTgaagcaaagtggaaaactaaCTTGTGATCTGATAAATCAACATTTAAGATTGTCTTTGGAAATCCTGTACACTGCATTCTCGAAGCTACGTTAAAGCGCACATCTGTGCACATCTGTGAGGGAAACATCAGTGTAAAAAGTTAAATCTGTATACAGATTTTGGAACAACATGTCTGTCCAACGTTTAAAATCTATCCGGAGGATACTTGctcatttcagcaagacaatgccaaACAACAATCTGCACATACTACAAAAGCATAGCTCTCAGACCATTAACCAAAGAATGCGTATAACACATTGTTAAACTAAAAGAAACCCCAAACCGTTGAGCAGGAGCGATTTTATATCAACGAGAATCTAAATGATAGATTCTTGATCTTAAAATCTATTTTAAATTAGCTCAATCCCTATTAATTTTTCTACATTTTAGTCTAAAATGAATGGAAATGGACATATTTGGAGGGAGTGTTGTGCAGATTTCTACATGTTTTctagttttctttctctttactcTTTATGTTTAAtaaaacagggatttttttcATATTAAATTTAATATATTCAATATACCTAATTCATTCTAAATTATTTTGATTTCGTATTCTATGGTCATTAGATTATTTTTGGTTTTTATTGTATTAAGGGATGGTGTTCCTGTGTTGCACAGGGAATTGCCTCAGAGGAGGATACACACCTGCTGATGGAGACAAACAGGGGAGTTTCCTTCTTgacagcagcaaactgtcacaaaGTTAGCCTACCAGCTAGTTAGCTAGCTGCACACCACTCACCGGTAACGTCCAAGCTAAGCTAACTAGCCGCGGTGTGCAAATATCCATGATGGATTTGAACAACATCTTGTCACAGCTTGAAACGGCAAACGAAGTGGACATAGAGACGCTTTTGCAGCAGTACAGCCAAGAGGTGAGTCGCGGCTTTGCTCGTATTCCCTCTACCAAAACAAACGGagctgctaacgttagctagctaGCTGGACAGCTAGCTTTGATTTAGGTAAGCATCTTAGCAGCTGAGCCGAGATTTTGTCTCTGTCGAATGATTTATTACACTTCGTTTCTTTACATCGACTCTGTGGATGAATCCAGTGGATACGATCGTTGTATGCTGTTCACAGCACCAACGCAGAGTTAATAATGCTAACACTGCCTGCTCCCACTCCACCACATAAGCTTAGCAACTTTATGTCTCTGAGGTCTTTTTGAAACCATGTATTCGTTTTATAGAAGGTAGGGCTTGGATTTGAACGTGTATTTTAAGTATGTGTTTCCTTTCCAACTGAGATGTTTTTCTAATGAATATATTTCTTGTTTCAGAACACCCAGACCTTCACTTTTGATCAAAAGGAGGAAACCCTGCGGAGTGTATGTGCCAGTTAACAGAGCAGGTTGTTATTAGATGATGAAGAGCGGCCTGGGGTGTTATAATGACTTCCTCACTGTGTGTCATTTCAGAAGCTGTGTCAGAGTGTGTTGACAGTCCTTGGGAGGCAGGCACAACCCAGCTGTCAGAAGACATGTCTGGAGACACTTCGCATCCTGTCCAGAGATAAGCGTGTTCTGGGACCCGTGGCCACCAGAGAGGGCATGTTGATCCTGGCACGGATGGCGAAGCTGCGTGCTGGACAGGAGGAGACTGACCAGGAAAACGACCAGGAATGCACACtgtcagaggaggaggagagggtggtGGTGGAGGCCTTGAAGTGCCTATGCAATGTGGTCTACAACAgtcctgcagctcagcaggTTAGTGTAGATGTTCAGCTGGCTCATGGCCTGTGTGCCAGCCTGCACACCGCACACACATGGCAGCACGAGGTGGGCCTGTTCACGCTTCGCCTCCTCTTCCTGCTGTCTGCCCTCCGACCTGACGTGAGAGTTGTTTTGAGGAGAGAGGGCCATGCTGTGAGACAGCTGACAGAGGTCCTGGAGCACACCCTGGATGTTCACTGGGTTGGTCCCTATGAAGCTGCCCTACCAGGTCCGCAGGCTCTGCCCATGCCTGCGGAGGATAACGAGCGAGCGATGGAAGCACTCAAAGCCTTGTTCAACCTCACACTTTCTGAAGCTCGTGACGAGGTGAgcgtgttgttgttatgggaCGTGATGTTATGATGGGTTTGAATTGCATACTAGTCATTTGTGACTCATGGTTTTGAGTGCAGTGCCAAGCGAACGTTTGGGCCTCATAGAGTGAAGTGAAGTGCATGACAAAGGATGTCACTTTCAAGTTACTAAGTTGAAGATAACACATTtctttattattaaaaaaaaaaacgaaaaaaaaagtttactttTTATTTCCATCAACAGCAGTTTTCAAATATCTAAGCAAGAAAAGAGCCTGAAGGAAAACTTTGGTCCTCAGAAATGCCTTTTcgtaaatgttacatttttttaaatgttttactcCATTAGTCAGGAAGGAAAAACACATTCCCTGTGTTATCAGAGAGAAATTAGTTTTTCCTTCTAAGGAAATGTACCACACTGACTCCACCAGCTCTGGCACCTCATTGTGCACCACCACTCGAGAGTCTCCTGAAGGTTTTTTTTGCAGTAAAACTGGGTTTCGAAAAGCACCAACAATCCAATTAGGGATTCTTTGCCTTCTTGGTCTTCTCGATCCCAACCGTCCCTTTTAACTGCCATTTTCATAGCATTACTGACCAAATGAATGCTCGAGAAGGCTTTGTTATCATCTTAAAGTCTGAAAGTTGAGAAAAGGTTTGGGGAACATTTATAAAGGTTTGAAATGTGCATTACCTGGCCTTTCCTAACAATCACTGAGAAGAAGTCATAGCCTAACAAGCTGATTAAGGTCTGAGACCACGGTTAAAGTTTTTTATTGAGCAGGGTGCCCAAACTTTGGCATCGTTTTACTTTTAATTATACAAAAcatcaaagtcaagtcaaggaCTTTTAAGCTGAGGCAGGTAAATCAAAGTTGGTCGTCTCCGATTTGATTTAACTTAAATAGTTCCTACTATAAATGAAAAAGACCACTGTAAGCAGGACATCAATGCAACATTCGGCCGCTTTCACCTTACAAACAAAGGTTCATCAATCTGCCAAACATGATGTGTTGTCTTGACAGAATTACATCTACTATACATGCCTTTTGGATAAGACATCAAACATATTTTGTGATGCCTGTTAttttaaataactttttttgTACTACAATTGAGGTTAAAAATTGCTATCAAACTTAGCTGTCTTGTCTGAGAATATATTTCAAACATCCTTTTGGTGCTCCTTGCAATTTGGACTGAGGGGCCACAGAACTGCAAAGGAAACTTCTAACACAAAGTAAgtccaaacaacatcaaatttAGCTCTTAGGATCACGTTtgtccctcctcctcttctagACATCCAGACCTCTTCCTCAGTTTTCATCTGTCTTTGctgttagatagatagatactttattaatccccaaggaAATTCAAAGTATTCAGCAGCTGCATAGATGCCCGAAGGCAGATTAGTATCAACAGCAAACAAAAACTCAGTTAGTTGCAATTGTGGCTCTCATAGATCATTTTAACGCCTCATTCGCTGTCAGTGCTGCCGTTCCCCATCCTTATAGTTGTCTTCTATACACCTTCTTGGTGTAGAATAAAAGTTCCTCTTTAGAttcagtatttttctttttctacgtGCTTGGACCGACAGGAGGATGACCACCAGTTCCGACTCATAGCTGCCATCCTGCGTCACCTGTTGATGCTGAAGACAGAGACGGAGGAGAAAACGGAGGAAGCACACAGGTGGGAATCTGTTTCCTCGCTGCTCCTCATGCATCAGTGTGTTTTGGTGGACTACAGCCTCAACGCTGACTTTGTGCACATTACAACTTAGGAAAGGACACCAAAGCACGACATGGCTTAGTCCCTAGCTGCTTCTCTGTTCTGTAGCTTAGGGAGTGTAAATACTTGTCTTCTCCTCAAACGTAAAGTGGAACTGATTTGcatagaaaaacacacaaactagaAATGCCCCTGCAGTGGTATGAATGTCAGATGCTTTATAATCTCAAAGCTGTCGTAGTGCAGCAGCATGATCTTCTTTTGTATGGAAAGAATTTCTTGACACAAGAATTTGTGTCTGTGGCCTGAAATTTAAAGTGTGTTGTGTAAAAGTGACTGATGATCCTCTTTAACTGCCAGGCTGAGGTGGTCACGGGAGTTTGATTCCTTGACCGATCGGGTTGTAGCTTCTCAGAGAGCACTGGGCAAAATTGGACCGTATAGGAAAGGTGCCTCAGACTGTTTTTATCTGGAAGAAAGCAAAGTTAGTTTAACCTGTTCGGCTAAACAAATTGAGAGTTCGTCTGATTCATCAGAAATACTTCCAAATGTGGTGTGTTTTAAGGAGTTTACAGACAGTAACACCTCCCCAGCTTAGCCTGCAAACATAGACCACATCATAGTACCAATAAATGTTGACTATATTTGTTTTATCTCTCATAGGCTGCTACAGGCCTAACATATAAGTATGTTTACTTTATAAAACACCAGGcagaacagaaacacacacacaatattaCAGACCAACTGATCAACATCAATGACATCTGAATCAGTCGTTTACAATCTTTACAGTAAATTCAGAATCTGAACAAACTCTCTCAAAGCTGTCATACCTTTAAAAACTGTTGTTTCAAAGCTGTTGTGCCATATCAAAGGCTTTGTGATTGTTAAAAACCTGCTGTTGCATCTCCAGCCATTCGGTCAACCTGCTGAACAACCTGCCCGTGTCCTGCCTGGATGTGCTGATTGACGTGCCCGTTCAGGGAGGACTCGAGCAATACGGCGGGAAAAACATGGAAGTGGTGCAAGTGTTGCTCGACTTCATGGAGAAGAGAATTGACAAGGTAAAGTTGATCCTCcacagaaaacacaggtgaTCTGGTTGGTGTGATATTGAGACTCAAAGTCAAATCTAAAGAATCTGGCTTTGGCCCCCCCATACcgttgtgggatgtaacaccgCTGTTGTGAAAAGTCTGaaccctgcacatgcacagccatgCTATGTCATGCTAAAGAGATCGACAAAGACACCAAAAATGTCAAGTGACAATGTAGGTTAATGTTGCAGGACCTAACAAGAATATGTTGCATatacaggggtggagcagtgattttaaatgcgggggtgttccccacatcaagcccatagacacgacgctgaagttggcatccgattcgcgaattaaatggatgggcataaagggctaTTTCActacatttttgcattttgatcgccctaaactgggtcctgtatggaaactacaatagttagactgcttaaatctggatggaattattctaaagagggtacagggtctttaaagcacattgtatgttggtgcactacgagggtgggcaaaccgttaatataatacatccatggggcaaacgggtttacctttggaaaatgtggggggggatgaaatcatcttgctgtaaaagtgggggtgtcgaaacacccccacgcccatgtgcatatatatatatatatatatatatatatatatatatatatatgtatatatgtttgtatgtgatCAACACactcacaaaaagacaaaacaaacaaaaacatgtttgtttatCTGTAACATAGCCAGCTTTTCAGGGCTCTTTTCCTTGACTTCATGGAAAACCTTGTAGACCTCCACACTGACACTCAGCTGTGATGTgggtctgcagcactgaaactgcaaatgttcaataaatattCTGTAAAAAGTGCTTTAGATACTTCGTCGAATGCAATCCTATCAAGTTTTTACATGGAAGTTATGTCTCGTATCATATTAGATGAAAGATCATTATATTTATCCACATGAATCTCAGTTAGTCCAACTGGGTGAAAATAATCAAGCCTGGCATACAAGTTGCGGCTGCAAGGCATGTAAATGTCTCCTTCCTCTCATTAAGGATATCCTCTATTAAAGGTAGACTCCTAAAGGCTCCTTTTCTTAGTGTTTAGAGGTTTTATCTTGGCTGCTACTCTGATTTAGAAGAGTTAGGAAGGTTCTTGAGCAAAATAGGCTGTTTGACCGGACGCTTTATCTCTTTTCCTCACTTCCttctattgtcttttttttatttgtcgttttttttttttttccccaatcttTAATATTATGAAGCCAGTCGGGGATCATGTTTGCTGTGGTATTTATTTGACTTTTGAAAGAAGAAAGACATTGGAGAAGTGGAGATGCAAACTCAGCTACATTATCATACAACATGTCTTAGAGAGCTTGTACAGCCGTATGTTGCTGATGGCTTTAGTTACTTTGTTAGAGCTCATTTTGATTGCAGAGTTGTGGTTCTGGACCTGTTGGTGCTGCTTACCTCATCGTCCTGTCATCCTGACTGACATATATTCAGTACTCCATCTTGTGTAGACTGTGAAATgtctgtggtttttttttttactccaagCAGGGCTCCAACTACAAGGAGGGTTTGACTCCAGTGCTCAGCCTTTTGACTGAAGGATCCAGGTGCCACAGAGAGATCCGCCGGTATATCAAAGCTCAGGTAATACAGCCACTGCCATCGGAATTAAATAGAGACGGTAATGAATTACTGAATTCAGGTGAAGATCAAACTTAAGGATTTTTATGGCCTTCTGGATACTACATGCTGTgatatgtggaaaaaaaaccctGCTTTTTGTCCCCCCCCAGGTACTTCCCCCGCTGACAGATGTTAAGATCAGGCCGGAGGTTGGCACCGCCATCAGAAACAAGCTGGTTCGATTAATGACACATGTGGACATGGGtgtgaagcagacggctgcagagtttctctttgtccTCTGCAAAGAAAGCGGTGAGGTGGAGATGAGTGTTGTGGTAGAGAAGTGTGAGATCAAGAATGCGGTTAGGGATGTTTGTGAAAATGGTAAAAGCTTTTGTATTTGGGGTGTTATCTTTCAGTGGACAACCTGTTGAAGTACACTGGATATGGAAATGCAGCAGGACTCCTTGTGGCTCGAGGGCTTCTCgcaggagggagaggagagacTCAGTACTCTGAAGATGAAGACTCGGACACGGAGGAATACAAATCTGCCAAACCTTTGTGAGTGACTAATGATTTCAACTTGTTTAATACGCTGTAGTGTGTAAATCGATAGTGTGCGAGCCAGTTTTCAGCTgtacttttagctttttaattaacattttttcagcatcaacccTATCACTGGTCATGTGGAGGAGCCGATGCCGAATCCCATTGAAGAGATGACCGAGGAGCAGAAGGAGTATGAGGCCGAGAAACTGGCCAATATGTTTGACAAGTTGTCGAGGTAAGACACTAAAGTGGAAGGAGGCAAGTACCACGACAAGAGGGtttgttttacctgcagaaaaTGCTGAGAAATGTACAATATGGAATAAAATATAACACTTGTGACAGGACACCAACAAGGCCCGATATCAGCTCTTCTCCTCTCTTTTACGGATCAATCAATAGTGTCCAGTCAGTTTAATTCTCATCTACTCTTTGAGCCCCCTCCCCCAAATAAAGGAACACTTACCATACCTGTAAACCTTCTCAGATGGTTGCACCAGGACAAGATTTGATCACACTCTTTTTTGTGCGTTTGTAAGAAGATAAGAAGGAAAACAAGACCCCTCATCAACATAATTTCAGCCATCGTATGATCAGCTTGTTCTGTTTCGTTGCAAAACCTCCTCGTATTCATGAACTTTTTCACCGGCAGAAGCTCCTGCTGCATCTGTGTTGACCTTTCCTTGGTAAGCAGAAGCTAGCGTTACCTGAACAAAGGTGACAGTGAGCTTTGCTCCCTGCCAACCAGTTCATCATGAGAAGAATCTGCCGGTAAGACGCGGCTTCAATTAGGCCTCGACTCCCAGCACGCCGCAGCATTCAGCTGGAGCAAAAAGGGAGCTCGCCGGCGTGCCGCTGCAGCGTCATTACCACCTCCACATTAATTATCACCTAATTGGCACACGCTGTTGACTTGTCGGGCTCTGGTTCCTTTATGTGCCGCATTCAAGTTTTTAATAACACTCCCCCCGACTTTATTCCTCCCGTGCTCGAGGAACCAATCAGCGGCCAGGTGAGGAGTGGACTGAGACAGAGGCACAACTAGACAAAACAATTTTGGTGGAGCGTGGATGAAGAGGAAGAGACACGGGTGGATAAATGCACAGACATAAGAAAGCAGACACGGTCATTGTTGGGCCAAAGAGGGCGTTGAGCTGTAATGAGACACGTGCGCCCAGATTAAGAAGATTCCTCTCCAAGACTGCGCTCCCTTTCTTCTCCTCCCCAGTTAAGATGCAGT
This genomic interval from Odontesthes bonariensis isolate fOdoBon6 chromosome 7, fOdoBon6.hap1, whole genome shotgun sequence contains the following:
- the ric8b gene encoding chaperone Ric-8B isoform X2, translating into MMDLNNILSQLETANEVDIETLLQQYSQENTQTFTFDQKEETLRSKLCQSVLTVLGRQAQPSCQKTCLETLRILSRDKRVLGPVATREGMLILARMAKLRAGQEETDQENDQECTLSEEEERVVVEALKCLCNVVYNSPAAQQVSVDVQLAHGLCASLHTAHTWQHEVGLFTLRLLFLLSALRPDVRVVLRREGHAVRQLTEVLEHTLDVHWVGPYEAALPGPQALPMPAEDNERAMEALKALFNLTLSEARDEEDDHQFRLIAAILRHLLMLKTETEEKTEEAHSHSVNLLNNLPVSCLDVLIDVPVQGGLEQYGGKNMEVVQVLLDFMEKRIDKGSNYKEGLTPVLSLLTEGSRCHREIRRYIKAQVLPPLTDVKIRPEVGTAIRNKLVRLMTHVDMGVKQTAAEFLFVLCKESVDNLLKYTGYGNAAGLLVARGLLAGGRGETQYSEDEDSDTEEYKSAKPFINPITGHVEEPMPNPIEEMTEEQKEYEAEKLANMFDKLSRQNVIRPMGVRPDGTLAPLEETLCDGPEDNSGSDSD
- the ric8b gene encoding chaperone Ric-8B isoform X1 — translated: MMDLNNILSQLETANEVDIETLLQQYSQENTQTFTFDQKEETLRSKLCQSVLTVLGRQAQPSCQKTCLETLRILSRDKRVLGPVATREGMLILARMAKLRAGQEETDQENDQECTLSEEEERVVVEALKCLCNVVYNSPAAQQVSVDVQLAHGLCASLHTAHTWQHEVGLFTLRLLFLLSALRPDVRVVLRREGHAVRQLTEVLEHTLDVHWVGPYEAALPGPQALPMPAEDNERAMEALKALFNLTLSEARDEEDDHQFRLIAAILRHLLMLKTETEEKTEEAHSHSVNLLNNLPVSCLDVLIDVPVQGGLEQYGGKNMEVVQVLLDFMEKRIDKQGSNYKEGLTPVLSLLTEGSRCHREIRRYIKAQVLPPLTDVKIRPEVGTAIRNKLVRLMTHVDMGVKQTAAEFLFVLCKESVDNLLKYTGYGNAAGLLVARGLLAGGRGETQYSEDEDSDTEEYKSAKPFINPITGHVEEPMPNPIEEMTEEQKEYEAEKLANMFDKLSRQNVIRPMGVRPDGTLAPLEETLCDGPEDNSGSDSD